In Zunongwangia profunda SM-A87, the following proteins share a genomic window:
- a CDS encoding DUF456 domain-containing protein, translating to MTILLISLSVICLVVGIIGSVLPVLPGVPISWLGLLFFYIIPGISIDYWFLGITLIVAIAIYVLQIMIPAMGTKKYGGSKAGMIGTTIGLIVGIFTPIPFAILIGPFVGAFIGEIVNKSDSKTALRAAYGSFIGFLASTFMEFMVALIFFILFIYKGWSYRDFIFSY from the coding sequence ATGACGATCCTTCTTATTAGTCTGTCAGTTATTTGTTTAGTCGTTGGTATTATTGGCAGCGTATTACCGGTTTTGCCAGGCGTACCCATTAGTTGGCTGGGATTGTTATTTTTTTACATTATCCCAGGCATCAGCATTGATTACTGGTTTTTAGGAATTACACTGATTGTTGCTATCGCAATCTACGTACTGCAAATTATGATTCCTGCCATGGGAACCAAAAAATACGGCGGTAGTAAAGCAGGAATGATTGGCACCACCATAGGTTTAATTGTTGGTATTTTCACCCCAATTCCTTTCGCGATTTTAATTGGTCCTTTTGTGGGTGCATTCATTGGTGAAATTGTAAATAAATCTGATTCTAAAACTGCTCTACGGGCAGCTTATGGTAGTTTTATAGGGTTTTTGGCTTCTACCTTTATGGAATTTATGGTAGCACTAATTTTCTTTATTCTTTTTATTTACAAAGGATGGAGCTATAGAGATTTCATTTTTAGTTATTAA
- a CDS encoding GAF domain-containing sensor histidine kinase — protein MIEPNDSSEAEFKRILEVSQLDLDYQNLQEMFKNLTELASGITGAELSLVNILDSYWQWSIAANGMDPTVMRRELSVCQFTIGEKESLEVKNFRDNDKFNVPLDDKYGYYFGVPLRTSEGNAIGALCIIDEVGHTLNKDQQQSLKLIGAEIVEKLEGIKKMAEVNRRFHDMHAAQRELGYDLRGPVSGVLGLSKLAEDEDEVAVLKQYLHLSGQSSTELLDIISGILEKNNSDFLEFAKASITITELKNKLLALYSSLAISKNVSLSIDLLPGNHKQKFSRQKITQISGNLISNAIIYASKVSEIKVVIGLKNSGTSDMAKLSVEIEDGSTFLQPEAIADIMDSSMQAKEGLVGEDHYGLGLKLVRHLVLEMGGQMEITSEESKGTTFRVAIPRYI, from the coding sequence ATGATAGAACCCAACGATTCTTCTGAAGCCGAGTTTAAAAGAATTCTCGAAGTTTCTCAACTAGATCTGGATTACCAGAACCTACAGGAAATGTTTAAAAATTTAACGGAACTAGCTTCTGGTATCACAGGAGCAGAACTTTCTTTAGTGAATATTTTAGATTCTTACTGGCAGTGGTCCATTGCTGCGAACGGAATGGATCCCACAGTTATGCGTAGAGAATTATCGGTTTGTCAATTTACCATCGGAGAGAAAGAGTCTTTGGAAGTCAAAAATTTTAGAGATAATGATAAGTTTAATGTACCACTGGATGACAAGTATGGATATTATTTTGGAGTACCGTTAAGAACTTCTGAAGGGAATGCGATTGGAGCGCTTTGTATTATTGATGAGGTTGGGCATACATTAAATAAAGATCAGCAACAGTCTTTAAAACTCATAGGCGCTGAAATTGTTGAAAAACTGGAAGGAATTAAAAAAATGGCCGAAGTAAATCGCCGTTTTCATGACATGCATGCCGCACAGCGAGAGTTAGGATATGATCTTAGAGGACCGGTAAGTGGAGTTTTAGGGTTAAGTAAACTTGCCGAAGATGAGGATGAAGTTGCCGTCTTAAAGCAGTATCTTCATCTCTCTGGGCAAAGTAGTACAGAACTTCTGGATATTATTAGTGGCATTTTAGAGAAAAACAATAGTGACTTTCTGGAATTTGCAAAAGCAAGTATTACGATAACCGAACTAAAGAATAAGTTACTGGCCTTGTATAGTAGTTTGGCAATATCTAAAAATGTATCACTAAGCATAGATTTATTGCCTGGAAATCATAAACAAAAATTTTCACGGCAAAAAATTACCCAAATTTCCGGTAATCTTATCTCTAATGCGATTATCTATGCAAGTAAAGTTTCAGAAATTAAAGTAGTGATTGGATTAAAAAATAGCGGAACCTCAGATATGGCAAAGCTTAGTGTAGAGATTGAGGATGGATCGACTTTTCTGCAGCCAGAAGCTATTGCCGATATAATGGATTCATCAATGCAGGCTAAAGAAGGTTTGGTTGGTGAAGATCATTATGGACTGGGGTTAAAACTGGTTAGACATTTGGTACTGGAAATGGGCGGGCAAATGGAAATAACTTCAGAAGAAAGTAAAGGAACGACATTTAGGGTAGCTATCCCCAGATATATTTAA
- a CDS encoding LrgB family protein — translation MTVFFCLPIFGVTLTLLAYFISGKLQERIGRIFFNRVFVSVVLIIVVLLMFNIDFETYNNGAKYISFFLGPSVVALGVFLYEKLEEVKNDLKVFLIAVFVGGLIGMISVILILILCGTPDIISRSLVAKSVTTPIAIEITKILEGIPEITAGIVIITGILGNAFGSIVLKKLGVKNKKAIGAALGTAAHGIGTAKAFEISISAGTYSGLAMCFNGLITALLAPYILNWLFTFIH, via the coding sequence ATGACAGTTTTTTTTTGCCTTCCTATATTCGGAGTTACGCTAACTCTTTTAGCTTATTTTATTTCAGGGAAACTGCAGGAGAGAATAGGTCGAATCTTTTTCAACAGGGTTTTCGTTTCGGTGGTACTGATCATTGTGGTATTACTGATGTTTAATATCGATTTTGAAACCTATAATAATGGCGCAAAATACATTAGCTTTTTTTTAGGACCTTCAGTGGTGGCTTTAGGTGTATTTCTATATGAGAAACTAGAAGAAGTGAAAAATGATCTAAAAGTTTTTCTTATTGCGGTTTTTGTTGGTGGTTTAATTGGTATGATTTCAGTAATCCTAATTTTAATTCTTTGTGGTACTCCAGACATTATTAGTCGCTCGTTAGTGGCTAAATCAGTCACTACACCTATTGCAATAGAAATCACTAAAATTCTTGAAGGTATTCCCGAGATTACCGCGGGAATCGTAATTATTACCGGAATCCTGGGGAATGCTTTTGGATCTATAGTGCTTAAAAAACTTGGAGTGAAAAATAAAAAAGCTATTGGTGCCGCTTTAGGCACAGCAGCTCACGGTATTGGTACGGCGAAAGCTTTTGAAATTAGTATTTCTGCAGGAACCTATAGCGGTTTGGCGATGTGTTTTAATGGTTTAATTACGGCCTTATTAGCACCGTATATTTTAAATTGGTTATTTACTTTTATCCACTAA
- a CDS encoding CidA/LrgA family protein has protein sequence MLKSLIYIFCFLFLGELIHYFLDVPVAGNIIGMLLIFLALFFKLIKLKDVKPASDFLVKYLVVFFIPYGVGLMVYANLIAEYWMPVTIAVLLSTLLSLYVTGAVYQKLDKK, from the coding sequence ATGCTTAAATCTTTAATCTATATTTTTTGCTTTTTATTTTTAGGGGAATTGATCCATTATTTTTTAGACGTTCCTGTTGCAGGAAATATTATTGGGATGCTTCTTATTTTTCTTGCCTTATTTTTTAAGCTTATAAAGCTTAAAGATGTAAAACCAGCCTCCGATTTTTTAGTGAAATATCTGGTTGTGTTCTTTATACCTTACGGAGTGGGCTTAATGGTTTACGCCAATCTAATTGCAGAGTACTGGATGCCGGTGACAATTGCAGTGCTATTAAGTACACTGTTATCATTATATGTGACAGGTGCGGTTTATCAAAAACTCGATAAAAAATGA
- a CDS encoding creatininase family protein has translation MKPYILAETNWKNVKDEHYEIAILPWGATEAHNYHLPYATDNIEAHGVAKETCRKAWEQGAKVLLLPTIPFGVNTGQMDIPFCMNLNPSTQYAILKDVAQVLHRSGINKLVIFNSHGGNHFKQMIRELSIEFPTIFTCTLNWFQALDAKAYFDDPGDHAGELETSVVMHLAPDLVLPLEEAGDGSAKNYKIKGLREGWVSSQRQWRAVTKDTGVGNPKNATAKKGQKFIEAVTKKIADFLVELHHADVNNLYE, from the coding sequence ATGAAACCCTATATCCTTGCTGAAACCAATTGGAAAAATGTAAAAGACGAACACTACGAAATAGCTATTTTACCCTGGGGAGCGACAGAGGCTCATAATTACCATTTACCCTATGCTACCGATAATATTGAAGCTCATGGCGTGGCCAAAGAAACCTGCCGTAAAGCCTGGGAGCAAGGGGCTAAAGTATTGTTGCTTCCCACTATTCCTTTTGGTGTTAATACAGGGCAAATGGACATTCCTTTTTGTATGAACTTAAATCCCTCTACGCAATATGCGATTTTAAAAGATGTAGCCCAGGTATTGCATCGAAGTGGAATCAATAAGCTGGTTATTTTTAATTCCCACGGCGGGAATCATTTTAAACAAATGATACGCGAACTAAGTATAGAATTTCCCACTATTTTTACCTGTACATTAAATTGGTTTCAGGCTTTAGATGCTAAAGCCTATTTTGATGATCCTGGTGATCATGCAGGGGAACTAGAAACATCGGTAGTGATGCATCTGGCACCAGATCTTGTTTTGCCGTTAGAAGAAGCTGGTGATGGCAGTGCTAAAAATTATAAAATAAAGGGATTAAGAGAAGGATGGGTAAGTAGCCAGCGACAATGGAGAGCAGTTACTAAAGATACCGGAGTAGGCAACCCTAAAAATGCAACAGCTAAAAAAGGTCAAAAATTTATAGAAGCGGTAACTAAAAAAATAGCAGATTTTCTTGTAGAATTGCATCATGCAGATGTCAACAATTTGTACGAATAA
- a CDS encoding beta-N-acetylhexosaminidase — translation MLLFVLASCANKEEPNEGMKRVLADLSNSDKNFAVIPLPDSIVKMEKGKFQMNSKTKIYTAVETISEAYYLLSFLKGQPNNIRYRLDEDMDHLNKYGIYLMIDRKMKEEEGYSLKITKDYIKIVAKNEKGVFYGIQTLRQLMPDIAEEENAGSENKLIIYVKRGIIGNNMTVPTCEIYDSPKFLFRGMKLDVSRHFFSIDFIKKYIDVLAMHKMNYFIWHLSDDQGWRIEIKSYPELTAIGARRAETIEGKNFNPFKGDGKEYFHFYTQEDIREIVDYAKDRHIEIIPEISFPGHASAILAAYPGLGGQKEYNVKTEWGEFDNYIYPTSESLLFFKSVFNELKGLFPSKYIQVSGLGARSKYIEDKELKNLGFQKTSDLDDFFINNLKNWSETSGKKMIIGDIASVSVTSRSQVVLMADIQKESGKHKNVIILDNQNFLDFSKYPTKKKDKDQISFGGYLNTKDVYLYHRTFQKHSTILGAEATLRSDYIFSEELAFKHLLPRLPALSEVLWSNQDSLNWYSFKSGFNSNLKGKLDKRNYDYSPFF, via the coding sequence ATGTTACTTTTTGTTTTGGCCTCATGTGCGAATAAAGAAGAACCAAATGAAGGCATGAAGCGTGTATTGGCTGACTTGTCCAATTCTGATAAAAATTTTGCAGTAATTCCACTTCCGGATTCTATCGTTAAGATGGAAAAAGGGAAGTTTCAAATGAATTCGAAAACAAAAATTTATACTGCTGTAGAAACAATTTCAGAGGCCTATTATCTGCTATCTTTTCTTAAAGGGCAACCAAATAATATACGATATCGTTTAGATGAAGATATGGATCATTTAAATAAGTATGGAATTTATTTAATGATAGATAGAAAAATGAAAGAGGAGGAAGGTTATAGTTTAAAGATTACTAAGGATTATATAAAAATCGTAGCCAAAAATGAAAAAGGCGTTTTTTATGGAATTCAGACGCTAAGGCAATTAATGCCAGATATTGCTGAAGAAGAAAATGCAGGTTCAGAGAATAAACTGATAATCTATGTAAAAAGAGGGATAATAGGAAACAACATGACTGTGCCGACCTGTGAGATCTATGATTCTCCCAAATTTTTATTTCGCGGTATGAAATTAGATGTTTCCAGACATTTTTTTTCTATTGATTTTATTAAGAAGTATATCGATGTGCTGGCCATGCATAAAATGAACTATTTTATTTGGCATTTATCAGATGATCAGGGGTGGCGTATAGAAATAAAAAGCTATCCTGAACTTACTGCTATTGGAGCTAGAAGAGCAGAAACAATCGAAGGTAAAAATTTTAATCCTTTTAAAGGTGATGGTAAAGAATACTTTCATTTTTATACGCAGGAGGATATTCGTGAAATAGTGGATTATGCAAAGGACAGGCATATAGAAATTATTCCTGAAATTAGTTTTCCTGGTCATGCTTCGGCAATCCTTGCAGCTTATCCCGGACTGGGCGGCCAAAAGGAATATAATGTGAAAACAGAGTGGGGAGAGTTTGATAATTATATTTATCCTACTTCTGAATCTTTACTGTTTTTTAAATCTGTTTTTAATGAGCTAAAAGGTTTGTTTCCTTCTAAATATATACAAGTTTCGGGTTTAGGGGCGCGTTCTAAATACATAGAGGATAAGGAATTAAAAAATCTAGGCTTTCAAAAGACCAGTGATTTGGATGATTTTTTTATTAATAATTTAAAAAACTGGAGTGAAACCTCGGGTAAAAAGATGATTATCGGTGACATAGCATCGGTATCAGTTACATCAAGATCACAAGTGGTTTTAATGGCGGATATTCAGAAGGAATCAGGTAAACACAAGAATGTTATTATTTTAGATAATCAAAACTTTTTGGATTTTTCAAAATATCCTACAAAGAAAAAAGATAAGGATCAAATATCCTTTGGAGGATATTTAAACACAAAGGATGTTTATCTTTATCATAGGACATTTCAAAAACATTCTACTATTTTAGGAGCAGAGGCAACTTTAAGGTCAGACTATATTTTTTCAGAAGAATTGGCTTTTAAACATTTGTTACCAAGACTGCCTGCCTTATCAGAAGTTTTATGGTCTAATCAGGATTCTTTAAACTGGTATAGTTTTAAATCCGGTTTCAATAGCAATCTTAAGGGGAAGTTGGATAAAAGAAACTATGATTATTCCCCATTCTTTTAA
- a CDS encoding flavin-containing monooxygenase — translation MFDFIIIGAAQAGLAMGYYLKKAGYNFLILDKEEEIGSSWLNRWDSLKLFTPTEFNHLPGMDFPAKKGHYPSKTEVANYFKIYAEKFEFPLRLNTLVTSVKKDKSIFFIETEQQQIQAKNVIIATGPFHIPYTPPFYKKLSPTIVQIHSNYYKNPEQLQKGNTLVVGAGDSGFQILDEISALGQQTYFSGATNVKVLPQEFLGKTLWWWFSKTGFLNFSKDSWIGKKINKSRQPIIGTDVKEILSRRNVEAVGKTIDAEEQIIYTEKKELTDISNIIWATGYRPNFSWIEGLELTKEGYPKHKRGISNTKGLYFIGLPWLHTRGSATLGGIKNDAKYLIDFIEN, via the coding sequence ATGTTCGATTTTATAATTATTGGGGCGGCGCAGGCCGGTCTTGCCATGGGCTATTATTTAAAAAAAGCGGGATATAATTTTCTTATTCTTGATAAAGAAGAGGAAATTGGCTCCTCATGGCTTAACCGCTGGGATTCCCTTAAATTATTTACGCCAACAGAGTTTAACCATTTACCCGGTATGGATTTTCCGGCCAAAAAGGGACATTATCCCTCTAAAACAGAAGTTGCGAATTACTTTAAAATCTATGCTGAAAAGTTCGAATTTCCGCTTCGGTTAAATACCCTTGTGACTTCAGTAAAAAAGGATAAATCTATATTCTTTATTGAAACAGAGCAACAACAAATTCAGGCTAAAAATGTAATTATAGCTACCGGGCCTTTTCATATCCCCTACACCCCGCCGTTTTATAAAAAATTAAGCCCTACCATAGTACAAATTCATAGTAATTATTATAAAAATCCAGAACAATTACAAAAAGGAAACACTCTGGTTGTGGGTGCCGGTGACTCTGGCTTCCAGATTCTAGATGAAATTTCAGCATTGGGACAGCAAACCTATTTTTCAGGAGCTACCAATGTAAAAGTACTTCCACAAGAATTTCTTGGTAAAACCTTATGGTGGTGGTTTAGTAAAACCGGATTTTTAAATTTCAGTAAAGATTCATGGATCGGAAAAAAAATAAATAAAAGCAGGCAACCTATTATTGGCACCGATGTAAAAGAAATTTTATCCAGACGAAATGTGGAAGCCGTAGGTAAAACCATCGATGCAGAAGAACAAATTATTTATACTGAAAAAAAAGAACTCACAGATATTAGCAATATTATTTGGGCAACCGGCTACCGACCAAATTTTAGCTGGATAGAGGGATTAGAGCTTACCAAAGAAGGTTATCCTAAACATAAACGTGGTATAAGCAATACCAAAGGTCTTTATTTTATAGGCCTCCCGTGGCTACATACCCGTGGATCTGCAACTTTGGGAGGCATTAAAAATGATGCTAAATATTTAATTGACTTTATAGAAAATTAA
- a CDS encoding universal stress protein, with amino-acid sequence MRTVLLPTDFSDNSYNAIQYALQLFKNSRTKFILLNTLYNADFIIYSSLYGVYKENSIKNLSRFLKKIEEEFPNKLHEFELVSTFKMLHEEIKDRVAQETIDLIIMGTEGAQDGSELIFGTNTVHAIKVAKCPLLAIPAGATYKEPKNILFPNDLKLDFAEYDLWFLKSIVEQFEAKVHILNVSFGKDLEENQQKSKEALQKYFDDYGYIFGRINRDSVMDALQEYQKENPVEMLVMVKNKHTFIEKLLFSSLVHEVAYNVKIPFLVLPTENYKRHEV; translated from the coding sequence ATGAGAACTGTGCTTTTACCCACTGATTTTTCTGATAATTCTTACAATGCTATTCAGTACGCATTGCAACTATTTAAAAATTCCAGAACCAAATTTATTCTGCTTAATACGCTTTATAATGCAGATTTTATTATTTATAGTAGTTTGTATGGAGTATATAAAGAGAATTCGATTAAAAATTTATCGCGATTTCTAAAGAAAATCGAGGAAGAATTTCCCAATAAGCTCCATGAATTCGAATTAGTTTCCACCTTTAAAATGTTACATGAAGAAATTAAAGATCGTGTTGCTCAAGAGACTATAGATTTAATCATCATGGGAACCGAAGGGGCTCAGGATGGAAGCGAACTTATTTTTGGTACGAATACTGTTCATGCTATTAAAGTGGCTAAGTGCCCTTTACTCGCTATCCCTGCGGGAGCTACTTATAAAGAACCAAAAAACATCTTGTTTCCAAACGATTTGAAACTAGACTTTGCTGAGTACGATTTATGGTTTTTAAAAAGTATCGTAGAGCAGTTTGAAGCAAAAGTTCATATTCTTAATGTTAGTTTTGGTAAAGATCTGGAGGAGAACCAGCAAAAATCTAAAGAAGCCCTCCAAAAATATTTTGATGATTATGGTTATATTTTTGGAAGGATAAACCGGGATAGCGTGATGGATGCTTTGCAGGAATACCAAAAAGAAAACCCTGTAGAAATGCTGGTTATGGTTAAAAACAAACATACGTTTATAGAAAAACTGCTGTTTAGCTCACTGGTACACGAGGTAGCTTACAATGTAAAAATACCATTTTTAGTGTTGCCTACAGAAAATTATAAACGTCATGAAGTTTAA
- a CDS encoding YihY/virulence factor BrkB family protein → MKRENIDTKNKHNPFKLSAKGWWEVIKEVKNEISADKVSIVSAGVAFYAFLAVFPAIMALISLYGLATDPQEIQRQINELSAMMPRQAFEVLQQRVDVFLQTHGDQLGWGTVFGIIFSIWSANKGTNGLLTGVDIAYDTIENHNIFKQYLMASVFTIGGLIMLILSMILIVGFPALVHKIGLPAKLEDLISWSRWLLLAFLVSIFLCLVYKFAPARPKPTTRWVIPGALFSTIVWLAASYGFSFYVSNFGNYGEVYGSISAVVVLLLWLYITCFIILLGAEINTEIVDYLIAEKLEK, encoded by the coding sequence ATGAAAAGGGAAAATATAGACACTAAAAATAAGCACAATCCTTTTAAGCTTTCAGCCAAAGGCTGGTGGGAAGTTATAAAAGAGGTGAAAAATGAAATTAGCGCAGATAAGGTAAGTATCGTTTCTGCCGGAGTTGCTTTTTACGCATTTTTAGCGGTTTTCCCCGCAATTATGGCATTAATCTCTTTATACGGATTAGCTACAGATCCACAGGAAATTCAGCGACAGATTAACGAACTCTCTGCCATGATGCCTCGCCAGGCCTTTGAAGTTTTACAACAACGAGTAGATGTGTTTTTACAAACCCATGGCGATCAATTAGGCTGGGGAACCGTATTTGGGATTATTTTTAGTATTTGGAGCGCTAATAAAGGTACAAACGGTTTGCTAACCGGTGTAGATATTGCCTACGACACCATAGAAAATCATAATATTTTTAAACAATACTTAATGGCATCAGTATTTACGATAGGCGGGCTTATCATGCTTATTTTAAGTATGATTTTAATCGTAGGATTTCCGGCATTGGTGCATAAAATAGGATTGCCTGCAAAATTAGAAGATTTAATAAGCTGGTCGCGCTGGCTGTTATTGGCTTTTTTGGTAAGTATTTTTTTATGCTTAGTATATAAATTTGCACCGGCCAGGCCAAAACCTACAACAAGATGGGTAATCCCCGGTGCCTTATTTTCTACTATTGTCTGGTTGGCTGCCTCTTACGGATTCTCTTTTTACGTAAGCAACTTTGGTAATTATGGCGAAGTCTATGGTTCTATCTCAGCAGTTGTTGTGCTTTTGCTTTGGTTATATATCACCTGTTTCATCATTTTATTAGGTGCCGAAATAAATACTGAAATCGTTGATTATCTTATCGCCGAGAAATTAGAAAAATGA
- a CDS encoding TIGR03643 family protein — translation MKIAEKFNLSERQIDRIIAMAWEDRTTFEAIEYQFGLTEKDVIKFMQEQMHPKNWKKWRARVQGRKTKHQKLRNFETGRFKSSRQRPITGNRISKKKY, via the coding sequence ATGAAAATTGCTGAAAAATTTAATCTATCTGAAAGACAGATCGATAGAATCATTGCTATGGCCTGGGAAGATCGTACGACTTTTGAGGCTATAGAATATCAATTTGGTCTTACCGAGAAAGATGTCATTAAATTTATGCAGGAGCAAATGCACCCTAAAAACTGGAAAAAATGGCGTGCAAGAGTGCAGGGTAGAAAAACAAAACACCAAAAACTTAGGAATTTTGAAACTGGACGTTTTAAAAGCAGCCGGCAACGCCCGATAACAGGTAACCGAATTTCTAAAAAGAAATATTAA
- a CDS encoding acyl-CoA thioesterase, protein MNIEERIAKSTTSLFKAVFPNTTNHYDTLFGGTAMQMMDEVAFITATRFSRQRMVTVSSDRIDFKKPIPEGTFVELIGTVTNVGNSSLKVSVEIYIEEMYSDQREQAVKGEFTFVAIDENKKPVSLNI, encoded by the coding sequence ATGAATATTGAAGAACGAATAGCAAAATCAACCACCAGTCTTTTTAAAGCGGTTTTTCCGAATACAACCAATCACTACGATACTCTTTTTGGGGGCACCGCCATGCAAATGATGGACGAGGTGGCTTTTATTACCGCAACAAGATTCAGTAGGCAGCGTATGGTAACCGTGAGTAGCGATCGTATAGATTTTAAAAAGCCAATTCCCGAAGGAACATTTGTAGAATTAATAGGAACAGTAACCAATGTAGGTAATTCCAGCTTAAAAGTAAGTGTAGAAATTTATATTGAAGAGATGTACTCTGATCAAAGGGAACAGGCAGTAAAGGGAGAATTTACCTTTGTGGCCATCGACGAGAATAAAAAACCTGTAAGTCTTAATATATAA
- a CDS encoding SDR family oxidoreductase codes for MIVKDKVALITGASSGIGRAIAIKLSEEGCKIVLASRNTEKLKEIKQHLVSESMVIEMDVSQTESVAKGFKKAVAKFKTIDILVNSAGVMPLTYLKNRHLDEWLQTIEVNVKGTLRCIHGALPYMKQNEGGHIINISSVDGKEVYQGGAIYGASKSAIITLSKAMRMELSPDYNIRVTCIEPGTVDTALRNNITDEELLNDKNYNDASEPKLEAKNIADAVLYALSQPDSVNVNELLIKPTGKS; via the coding sequence ATGATAGTAAAAGACAAAGTCGCTTTAATTACAGGAGCAAGCAGTGGCATAGGCAGAGCAATTGCAATTAAATTATCTGAAGAAGGATGTAAAATAGTTTTAGCCAGCAGAAATACAGAAAAACTTAAAGAAATTAAGCAGCATTTAGTGTCAGAAAGTATGGTTATAGAAATGGACGTAAGCCAGACCGAGAGTGTTGCCAAAGGCTTTAAAAAAGCAGTTGCAAAATTTAAAACTATAGATATTCTGGTAAATTCAGCCGGGGTAATGCCATTAACCTATTTAAAAAACCGCCATCTGGATGAATGGCTTCAAACCATCGAGGTAAATGTAAAAGGAACCCTTCGCTGTATACATGGCGCTTTACCTTATATGAAGCAAAACGAAGGTGGTCATATTATAAATATTTCTTCGGTAGATGGTAAAGAGGTATATCAAGGCGGTGCGATTTACGGTGCTTCAAAATCTGCCATCATTACTTTATCGAAGGCAATGCGCATGGAACTTTCTCCAGACTATAATATTAGAGTTACCTGTATCGAACCTGGCACAGTAGACACTGCTTTAAGAAATAATATTACAGACGAAGAATTACTGAACGACAAAAATTATAACGATGCTTCTGAACCTAAACTGGAAGCTAAAAATATTGCCGATGCCGTATTATATGCCCTATCCCAGCCCGATAGTGTAAACGTAAACGAGCTCCTTATAAAACCAACAGGTAAATCTTAA